The Vigna unguiculata cultivar IT97K-499-35 chromosome 11, ASM411807v1, whole genome shotgun sequence genomic sequence GAAGAAACTACACAGAAACCATGCTTGCTATATTTACATAATTCCTTTGATATTGTCAAAGACTTGCACAATTCAGTACAAGAACTTTAATTTTACTGCCATAAATcacagaaaataataaaaataggttCCGTTATGCAACTCCTAAAACAATACACTGTTTCAACTTCCTTTTTGCAACAATAACTTTTAACACTAAATCACAAAACCAAACATGCTCCAAGTTTCtcaattcatttcatgcaaacagatctttaaattaaaacttGAGGAATTATAAGTTTGCATAAAATTGAAAGCATACCCTGGTTTAACATGACCACTAAGAACAAGATAGGGGGTCTGCAAACGTGCTTGAGCTTCCCGCATTCTCTCCACAGACAGTGATGGTGTATCAGAactcttcatttgcttcatcttcaATTCTTCTTGATATTGCTTCATACGCTTCTCTTGCTTCATTTTTCCAGGTCCTTTACCGTGGAACTTATGAGAAATCATTCGAAAGGCTTCCTTAGGAGTTAAAATTCTCCCAAATTCATCGGTCCTTTCAATGCGAATCTCCCTTTTTTTCTGAGTTTCCTTCTCGTCATCATCTACAATTCCAACCAATTTACTTTTCTTCTTGTCCATGTTTCTGCCACCCCATTCAATGCTTTCCTTAAGTGTTCCTCGATCTTTAAGCAGTTTCAAAGCACCTGACAATCCTTTCCCTACAGCAACTTCATGGATAGTTTCATCAGGAACGATTTCCTCTTTGCCTTCCTTATTGGGTTGTTCATCTTCATTAGTTTCTTGAACTTCAGTCCATCCACCACCCTCATTAGTCTTTTCTTCATCAGAAACAATAGCCTCTTCATCATCATGCATGAAAACATCTTCACTTTCTGGTTTACGTGCTTCTGAAAAGTACAAAGTAACATGCctaagtttaatttaatcaacTATCAGCTTCCCCATTATATAACACTTCCAACATACTTACAAAACATTTATATGTCAGAACACCTACTGTACTGAGCACAAAAAAGAAAGATCAGATCACaaacattcaaattattattgtgTCATTGGCAAAGATGTCAACAACAAGAGCACAATGAAATAACTATTATATAGAGGATTTCCAAAACAATCAACAGAGTTCCAGCAATCCAAatggatgaaaaagaaaactgatccacttttaaatttaatcaggACAGTCATACTCATGAAGTACTATGAAATTCATTGTATTAGAAACCACAAATAAATCAGTCCTGCGAAAGTTTTAGCATGTTGTAATGATTACATATTTGAAACTGGGAGAAACAGTATCTTAAAGATCATAATATATAGGTACAACATAAATGGGGGAAAATCCTGCTCCTCAAAAATCTCAGAGCTGCAAtgctcttttcttttctaacttGCGGCTTTTACTAACCCATGCTGAAATCTCAGTATCACCTTCAGGCTGTTTCTTTGTTCTTGATTCTTTCATCctatctaaaaatataaatattatcacAACATAAAAGTCTCATACTTTCAAGTTTTAAGCCTAGAAATGTAGTATTAAGAACACAAtcatcaaaatatgaaaataagttGACAGTAGAAATGACAGcataaaaaaaacctaaattgCGAGATATGTGTTCCTCTTCCTTTCACCCAAGGGAAAGGATTACTTTTACTCAAGAGACAtttgcttaaaaaattaatgaaaataatgtccatagttttttaaaataaatcaaatgttcTGAAACAAATGCTAAACAATACAAGGGTGGAActtcattatttaaattaattttaactacaaCTCCTAAACAATAGAAGCAAGACGGTGCTATCTATGCTTATTGACAAGTTGCTTAATAGGTTGGAATATCACTTTATAGTTTTCAGAAACTCTAACGTGCTACCAATTGAAGTGAGAAACATTCTTCATGCTGCCAAATCCTAACACACAGTGAAACAGAGCCCCAATTTGAGTTGAAATTAAGCATGCTGGGTAGTTATACAAAGTCAGAATTATACAATTTCAGAAGAATGTACCAAAGCCAGTAAACATAAATCACAATGGCGAAACAAGGACAAAAACAGGGCAAATCAAGGGAGCTTAAGGCATAATCAGGACAaccacaaaacacaaaacaaaggCGAAACAAAATCAGGAAAATCAGTAGACAAAAACAATCAGGATAACCACACCAAAATCAGGAAATCactaaaaaattaaggaataaATAAACGAACCTGTTCGTGGTGGCACACCTTGCTCTGCGTGGGAACCGCCGCTCTGAGAACCATCACGCCACGCCTCCTCTCCTTATCTCAATCTCCCTTGCGTAGCATGTTGCGTGGCGTCGCACCTCCTCTCTTAATCTTGGGCGTTGGTTGTCGCTCGCGGCTTCTTTCTGTATGGTAGTGGTGGCTTACGTGTCGTGTGGCCTGTGACTCTAAGTGCGTGGTGTGTTTTGTCTTTGTTTTTAATCACAGAGCCTCAACCACCTAGTACACCAGAGCAACAGAGATAGGTCTGTTTGAGAGCATGAGCAtgccctttttttcttttttttttttaaacgggTTGCCGACCGGACTGACCCGACGGTGGACGAATTATATGAATTGGGTTATTCAAGGCTGATGGATTGTTATTGGGATACTTCTTCCTCTACCTCCAATGATTTCTTCAGCattcttaaaacttttaaaattttttaaaataactttttaatctttatccCACTCACTAACGCTGAAATAAAAGATACTAAATTTTGAAatccaattaaaataattatctaaccGGGGAAATCAAACTATAAAGATTGTCGAATTTTGAAATCTACCTATATTGTTACAAGATTTTGAAATCAGTTTCTAAGGCAAAAAAAGAACATCTAGTTACATAATCTCATTTTAAAGATAACAGAGAACtgtaaaatattactaaagaaAAATAGAGGTGGAAATTGCATAAAAGACACCACTTACTGTTGGAAATAGGACAATCAATGTTTCTTATTTTCCTAGTAGTTAACCACGTTCAATGTATCTTATGAAGTTGTGATAATTTAATTGTTCTCTTGAAAATAGCTGAAGCTATTTATCAACTGTGTAACCCTTTTGATTATAAATAGATCAATATACTGGGTGGAAAGTCAATCTCagaccaaaaaaaaaagaatatctACATTATTTTGGGCAAGACAGAAGTTAAAAATAGatgcaattaaaaatataaattgagtgTACCAATGGAGATATTTACAATCGAGACAAATTGTTTGTTTTACAAGTAGAGGAAGGTGTTCGCTTGAAGGATGTATGGAATCCCACTACTTTTCTGTaaagataacaaaatatataagtacCCAATTCTACTAATtaaagtgtgtgtgtgtatatatgtcTTGCAATTTATTTCAAGTAACAAGTCAGTAAATAGTATATGTACATAACATGTAAATCAATGAAAAAGAATATCAGAGCCAAAACTAAGAGTAGAAATGATCCATGGAATGATCTATCCTCCACCATGAACTGAGGACTTGATCTTGAAAGAACTTAAAATTCTAAAGATGGTACAacgtaaaaattaaaaaataaattattacacTAGCATGAATATGAAAGTCACAGGAAgttgatgaaattgaaaagggAAAACGAATTCTACTTTCTAAGTAAAATTTACCACTACCTCATCGCACGTGATCACCTAAAAGCATTGCCAGGCATAAAAGCTGAAAACAGCATACACACCACAATTGCTTTGCTTCGTCCACTTTATCTCCAACTACCAACTATGTTCGTATAATTACAGCAAAAACTGTTCTCTGATCAGGGTAGGAAGTATGCTGACCTTTTTAACAGATGCTGCAACTTCAGAGCCACGAGGCAACAGAATGAGAAAGTCGGACATTATAAAACTAGCagaatattttgaaaagaattccAGTTTGCATTGGTCAGACATTCTAGAATCTAGATCAAACATAATGACTACTGGTACTAGCCAAATTGGTCATCTTAATCGTGACAATCTTTTCCGTTTCCGGTTCTTCTTGTGCACAACAACACTTTTTGTGTTACTGCTACCATGAGGAATAGCCAAACTTGACGATGGTTTGCCAATGCAAGTTCTGCTTTTCTTAGAAACCCATTTCAGAGGCATATTGTTAACTACAATGCCAATATCAGTAGAATTGTTCAGTTCAACAAGTTTTTGGATTTGATCTAGCATCTGATGGGTGCACGCCAATGAAAGATCCAATGCAAATGAATCATCCACTGGTTTTCTCCATAAATCCATCAAAACCTCTTCAAAAGACCGGAAAGACATGGAAGATTGATAACCTTTAAGATTTTCACAAATCATGTTTACTTTGATGACATGCTTGCAAAGATTACCTTGCATTGACCAAGAACAATCACAGAATGCAAATTCAGATCCCGGATTCCACACTAGATGAGTTAAGCTACTATTTTTTTGGCTCACAACCTTGGCAAAGAGGTGGTCTCTATCATCCAAGGTAACAGCATAGTCTGGAATTTGAAGTGCTCGATGCCATGATGTAGAGAgaatatatttttccttcacATTCTGGAAAGAGTCACTTTCATCAGCATAGCGATCAAGCCAGTAGCTTGAATGCAACTCAGTTGTCAACTTGTGAACTAACCAATCTACTCTTTGCAGGGCTCCAAGATGTGAGTCATCAAAAAGTTTGGCTTTCAGTTTAACATGATAGGCTTCTAATGCTCCAGATGCTTCCTGGCTGGCTAATTGAAAATTTCTCATTGTTGAAAGCCACATTTCTGCACAACAGAACAGAAGGATAAGGGGAGAGCAAGTTAATTTATCAATTACTAACTAAGCCCATAAGTTCTGAAGCGAAATATTAAGGAACATCTAATTCACAATGTCAGGCTTTCAAACATACTTGTGAATATATCATCACTCAACAGATATTTCATGTGCATGCAAGGGAAAAAAGGAGAAAGATCTAACCAAGCTTGGGCAACCAGGAGGTTTTGAAGTATTCCATGAAAGTAGTCTGATCAACATAATCCAACATGAACTGTTCTAAGGCCTGTGCTGTATTAATGCCTCCCCAAATACTGTACACTATTGTACCAAGACGCTTAAAAATCTCCCGCTGAACCTCAATAGTACTGCATTTCTTAACAATATTCCTAAGCCATGATCTACGGACACGCCACAGTGAAAATAGCACAGGACAGCAAAATATATCTctgtaaaatcaattaatagaAGTATGAAATTTAATTACCACTGCTGAGTATTAAACCAAACTCATTTCAAAAGCAATAAATCTTACCTCAAAAGATCAATTTCAGCTGCAGCATCATCAATTAAAAATCCACTGACTTTCCATCCAGGCTCAACACTACGAGCTCGATCAATTAAAGCTTTCAGCCACTTGGACACATCAGGCTTTGCAAAGCTACGTGTAATGACCCATGCAACAGGAAGTGCATGTTGTCTTGAATCAAAAACAAGTACCGTGAACAACGGATACTGCCAATATGAAAAGATAACTATGTTAGGTCAATTGAAAATGTACTGCAACGAGAGAAAGAAAACTGCATTTGCTTTAGATCTAGCATAACTTAGTGATGattggaaaaacaaaattactttCAGTCTCTTCACACCAAAAGTAGAGTCTGCCGCAATAACACTTCGATGACCAAAGCGAATCATTTGTTGCAGCTGCCATTCTGTCTGGATCCCCAAGATGAAAGGGCCAGACTCTGAAGTATCTTGGTGAAAAAATACAGACTTTCTATTGCGCTCAATCCACATGCGGATGCTAGCTTGATCATCTAGATCCAGCTCATGGGTAGACCTTTTGATAATCATCCCTAGCTTGTGGACATACTGAGAAGCAAGACTATTTACTTTTGCATCTGAGCCACAATATCGTTGAATTCCTTCTATGTGTTTCTCCAAGATATTCTCTTCTGGGATGCCCAGATATATCATGGACATAGTTTGCTGCTGAATTTCGTTGCCTATATAAGGAATCTTTTTGGCACCAGGACCAATGGCATCTCTATCAAGTGGTCCATGGCAGATGAAACCAGACTTGTTAACATGACGCCTCTCATTGTATATAATAAGTGCAAGGGATGGACGAGCATAAAGACGTTTGACAACAAAATGACAAGTACAACCTCGCATAGATTGAGGCCTAGCAGCACGATTTCGAGTGTTAAGTCTATACCTTCGACTTGGTAATATACCTCCTCCCTCCCCATAATTTTCTGGTCCAAACGAGCACCAGTACCTTCACAAAGAGTAGGGTTCAACTACACAACATGAGTAATGGAATCCTAATTGGGCAGATCATCactttaagttttaaattattcatgttCTAGTCAGCTACTGCTTCCAAAATTCAGACAGAAACAAGGGAACTATAGAACTTATgaacaaatttaaaacaaggaCCAAATTCCTACAAGGAAAGTACTTCACACTTCAAAGTAACTGTAATCTATCAAAACAGATGAAGCTAGAAAACGCTAAACAATTATCATAAAAGCCAAAAGAGGAAGAAACGGTCTAAAAGCTTGATCATAGTCATTTTGAAATACATTATAGGCATGGCAGAAACTTACAGCCTGTACTCAAGATACTCATCATCCTTGTACTCCTTCAAGCTTCCAATAGTTCGTTTCCTTCCTCTCTCAATATGAAACCGAGTGGGGCACTCCACATTCGAGCATTCACCAATTATAAAAGCATCAACTCTGTCATAGGGAATAAGGGCAACCACATCATGGTGCTCACCAGTGCCAAACTTGGTCCAAGTCAAGTCAGCAGCACTAAACTCCTCCTCAGGTGGGTCTTGCAGGGGAATTTTCCCTACTGATTCAACTATAGCCATATCCAcgaggataaaaaaaaacttcctTTCTATTCACACAGAACAATCTACAAGTCTCTGTTGAAACAATGAAAGGTTGAAAATAGTAAAATGTTCAAGCACGGAACAGGACACCCTGAAACAACACCAAGAAAATACCCTTTTGAGATAACAGTTAAAAActtgattttgataaattatccGCGTAATAAGCAATAAAAGCTAATCAATTCAATCAAAAGACAGAgcaaaacaa encodes the following:
- the LOC114169965 gene encoding SART-1 family protein DOT2-like → MHDDEEAIVSDEEKTNEGGGWTEVQETNEDEQPNKEGKEEIVPDETIHEVAVGKGLSGALKLLKDRGTLKESIEWGGRNMDKKKSKLVGIVDDDEKETQKKREIRIERTDEFGRILTPKEAFRMISHKFHGKGPGKMKQEKRMKQYQEELKMKQMKSSDTPSLSVERMREAQARLQTPYLVLSGHVKPGQTGDPKSGFATVEKDLPGGLTPMLGDRKVEHFLGIKRKTETSDSDNPKKPKSYFLVL
- the LOC114169964 gene encoding uncharacterized protein LOC114169964, yielding MAIVESVGKIPLQDPPEEEFSAADLTWTKFGTGEHHDVVALIPYDRVDAFIIGECSNVECPTRFHIERGRKRTIGSLKEYKDDEYLEYRLYWCSFGPENYGEGGGILPSRRYRLNTRNRAARPQSMRGCTCHFVVKRLYARPSLALIIYNERRHVNKSGFICHGPLDRDAIGPGAKKIPYIGNEIQQQTMSMIYLGIPEENILEKHIEGIQRYCGSDAKVNSLASQYVHKLGMIIKRSTHELDLDDQASIRMWIERNRKSVFFHQDTSESGPFILGIQTEWQLQQMIRFGHRSVIAADSTFGVKRLKYPLFTVLVFDSRQHALPVAWVITRSFAKPDVSKWLKALIDRARSVEPGWKVSGFLIDDAAAEIDLLRDIFCCPVLFSLWRVRRSWLRNIVKKCSTIEVQREIFKRLGTIVYSIWGGINTAQALEQFMLDYVDQTTFMEYFKTSWLPKLEMWLSTMRNFQLASQEASGALEAYHVKLKAKLFDDSHLGALQRVDWLVHKLTTELHSSYWLDRYADESDSFQNVKEKYILSTSWHRALQIPDYAVTLDDRDHLFAKVVSQKNSSLTHLVWNPGSEFAFCDCSWSMQGNLCKHVIKVNMICENLKGYQSSMSFRSFEEVLMDLWRKPVDDSFALDLSLACTHQMLDQIQKLVELNNSTDIGIVVNNMPLKWVSKKSRTCIGKPSSSLAIPHGSSNTKSVVVHKKNRKRKRLSRLR